The Coffea arabica cultivar ET-39 chromosome 6e, Coffea Arabica ET-39 HiFi, whole genome shotgun sequence genome contains the following window.
ACAGAAAGATGTGCTTCAAGAGCAAACCCATCAAAGAATACTTTAAGCTGCTTAAATTTCTTATGCTTCCATTATGTACGATATCCAAGTTATGTAAATGGAAACAGAGAAAAGGCCTTCTTATGGCTCCTTTACACATGAATAGGCAGTGAACCCAGAATGGAGATAatagagaagaaaaggaaaccaaaaaaaaagtaaaccaAAAACGTATCCCAGTTCCACCTTACTTCACAAACTAGAGATGATATCCTGTCTTAGACCTTTTATACTATTTCTTTTAGAACTTTAAAACTGCAGCAGCGCAGaacaagaaggaaaacaaaCCTCAATGAATGCAACAATATCTTCTTTGAATTGAAGGCTGTCTGCAAACTGGATCAATGTAGAGAACAACCTGAAATTTATAGTCAGAAACTAATGCTATACTCATGAAATATTAGTAAATGCCCATGTAGCATCAATAACAACCTTGAAGATAGAGTCTGTATCATTGGCACGATGGTTTCTTTTTCTGCAAAAGCCAGCTTCAGGAACCTATTCCATGACATAAAAGAGCCAACAAGTTAATGTTTAAAGGCCTGCAAAATGCTGAAGAAGTTGCTAATATATTAGCTATTAATAATTTTTCACTTGCCATATGTGTAAAACTTGTATGATGGGGCCTTAAAACTTCGGTGATTTTTTAATCAGCAAATAAGAAGGGATGACAATTGATGCTGTCTGgacaattgacttgattttcaACTTACATGACAGGAAACATGCGAACATATTCTTTATACACAAAACGTAAAAGAGCTGCTAATTATCAGAAGAATACACGCAGCAGTACATATAGATTTCATCCCAACATTAGTCTAAACAATAATCTGACTATTCATATCTGTTAGCTATATTTAAACTGTTCACAAGCTAATTCCAATCAGCATACTTTCTGTTTACCTCGAAGCAAATCCCAAGCTAGTTTTGAAAATGCTGGAAGTCCTATTATTGCCATTGCTCATTGTACTTCGTATGAAGCACACTTTTGAAACAAAATGCTCCATAACACAAGAAATCACATTTCCAATCAATAAAAGCATGTCAAAATCCTGATTCTTGTCCCATTGCTGAAACTTAGCTCGACTGTCAATTGTCACAGTAATATCATGTAAGTACTCATCCAATATTGCAAACAGATtctcagaaaaattcaaatcagTCGAACACTGCAGTGGGGAATCACAATGAACAGAAACATATAACTGTCTCCACACTTCAATAATATCCTGAAGCTGTTGCTGGCTCTGCAAGTGCGAGCATGCAGCAAAAGGATAGGATAGGAGATGAAGTACTACAGCACAACCATGGTTCTTTGATCCCATTTTGAAAAGTGAGGGGTTTCTCTTGTCATCTAAGTAATCTTTAAGACCATTAGCAAGACCTTTCCAAATGCCTAAACAATCAAAAGCCTCGTACTTGTACAACAAACCAACACAGACAGAGAGAATATCCAGAGTATCATGAGAACATAAGGACAACTTTACATGTCTGCACATCCTGTCTGTTATGGATTTGCAGTCTGCAGCATTAGAAGTTAACTTCACAGCCACTGAGAAATAAAGCACACTCAAATACACAATTGGAGAAACCATGTCCATATTTGAAATGAGCCACAAGCCTGGTTCACATGATGATCTAAATTTACAAACTGGTTCTAACTCATCAAGGCACTTTAGATCTAGTGCTGTTCTGTATAGAGGAGATTCCAATATCAAGGGTTCTATCTCCTCAGCGACCAACTCCAAAAGCTGGAGGGAAGCATGAGAGAAATCAACAAAACAATTATCTTCTGAAGTCACTTTTTCACAAATCTTcttcaaaaatgtaaaaattgtaTTCAGACACAGCATAATTTCATCATAAGGTACAGAAATGCATTTTACAGCACCTTGAACTGCTCTCAAAAGATATCTGAATAACTTTAAGGCAGCATTATGTGCCAACTTTCTGAATTCAAGGGAAACAGCAGCATTTGAAGCTTGGTTAATGACAATATCAATCATCTTAATAAAGAAATCAAGCTGGCTCAGATTCCAAGGTGACCATTTAATTGCATAATGCTTCCGTGAACATGCTGAGCTTTTTTCCAATAACCTACTCTTCTCCAGATTATGCATGCCACCATTTGAGTTTGCAGTTCTTGCTGAAGCAAAAGCATCAAGCAGATCCAAGCAAATGTTCCATAACCAGACACTTTGATTATCAGGTCCATGTCGCAAAATGAGTTCAAGGATGGGCTCCCAGACAGATTTTATCACCAAATCAGAGCTGATAGAAGTCTCCAGTTTGTGTAGCAGATAAGACCATGTGTTGAGGCAGGCTACATGCACAGATAAATGACATTTGCTTGACGTAATTCCTATTAGGGGTGTCATTATAagctttaattttttcaaatatctATCTCCATCGGTCTGATAATTATCCCATGATGATATTTTCACACGTGGTTTATCACATATTTGAATTGCATCAGTCTCAGAAGCTTGGACTGGAAGTAGAACTAAAGCATCGATCATAGCTTCCCAGGCGACCTGCAAACAGAATGGCACATCTTCACTTCATTTACCTATTTGATAGACACCGGAGCAACTCTAATTTGCTCCATCTAACCTCAAGGTCAAGGCTTCCATATATAAAACAACCTCTCTGGTGGCACTGATAAGACTGTAAATTTGGCACTAGACATGAGCTCATGCTAATACCTTCTAGTTTGTTCTATCTAGGAAGACAGATGCCATtaaatgcacaaaataagagTCGAAACTCGGGAAAAAAacatctctctttctctcctagTAGCACTTAAATGCCAGTAACACCAAAAATAAACTTACAACTGTCAcatttaaagttttaaaatcattcaaaacaatTGAAATCAAGCTAGTGTTCTAGCAAACACTTGGGTGGCCCAACATAATAAGGTCATCTGGCACATGACCACAAAAATATTACATTGATGTACTAATTTAAGGTTAGATTAGAAACTAAGACGTCTAAGTGCAAGATGAAATTTTTCGGCATTAACTTGATAGTTAAAATCATTGAGACCAACTGAACACTAATACCATGTTATTTGGACTAATTTATTAGGGCTCAGTATGACCATACACTGTACTGAAAATAGATGAAAATCACCAGCAGTTAAAGCAATGCTCATCTTTGAAGGACCAAAAAGCAATACCAGGGCAGCAATCTGAACTTGTGGGTCAGAATCAGAAAATGCTTGCTCAGGAAGTTTCAACATTTCATTGACTAAATCTTTGCTTTTCATTGCTGAAGGTCCAATAAAACGGATATACCATCCCCATGCTCGCATGGTCTCAATCTTCAGGCCAAGATTCAATAATTCTTTCATGGCGGGAAGCAATTTTTTCTTCACATCTAAGAGAATAGTCTGCCAAAGCCATATAGAAGAGAAACAATACTTTTTAGTCTTAATAGATTTGGCATCACATGTGACAAATGCTTAAAGCAGCCTTATGGTAAGAAATACATTAACTTAGCAGCTGGATGGAACAGATGGATAAAGCCTTAAAGCTAAAGGAAAGCACTTGCACAGCAGAGTCTGGTCTAACAGACATTACCAATGACCCTTTCTGTACCTACTTTCAATCAAATGAAAGATTGACTTTCCTTAGCAAGTATATTGACATGACCACATGCATGGAAGATAAGCCAGAGTTGCCTACGTATACCTTGGAAAGGGTTACTGGCATAGGACATATCAAATACCTAACCTTCAGCAAGCATCTCTCCGTAATTTCTCTCTCCCGTTTATCAGCACTAACAAGCCTTCTATAAATTGGAGGAGCCCATACATTTGACATGTGTCTCATCTTTTCACCCCATAATGTTGCCAACTTTATTACAGACTGTCATAGTAGAGAGACATAAGAGTAAGAACATAACAAATAACCCAAATTTAAGATTAAGGTCAGCAATGACAGCTTTACATGGTATATCAGACGAGCACACCTTTTGAAAATGTAACTTTCTCATGAAAGTATAGTCATTTTCGAGAACATGTTGTACAGGTTAGAGGTCAAAGCAGCACAAACTCAAGCCACCATAATTTGTAGCTAATGTGAGTATGAACAgattcaaagaaagaaaaacttgtTGATTATGCTTGCATTTATCTTTTCTAACAAGTGATAAAACCTTCCAAATTTCCCATCACTCTTCACATTTGGATACATATCAAATAGTTTCTCCACATCCCTTCTTAACAGTGTTTTAGCATAGATCTTAGTTGGTATTTTTTAAACCAGCACGCACTATTCTACCAGTTTTCTAACATGGATCTGAGTTAGTATCTTTTATACTAACACACTCTTTTCCAGTTCACCAACCTGTCAATCTCCATGTTTACGTAGGATGTTTTGATTAAAAAGGACAAAAGTCACATGGTTTTCATCTTATCACGTTGCAATAAGAAAATCCAGGAACATATATTCCTCTCTCTTTATTGACTGAAAGTTGTACAATATTTAGTCAATTAACTTAGCAATCTGTGAGTTGCCACTGGAATCAGGCAACCACCAATTCGTCATTGTTCATTTATGGTCTTAGcactcaaaagtcaaaacaagcTTAATCATTACAAAAATGTGGACTCTCATCGCAGATGAAACAATCCAAACTTGGCCAAATAGTTCAATAAGATAAGCCACGAAGCAAATATCATTAAATGAATAAAACCTTACTTGCATGGCCTCAAATGTAATCGAGATAGAACCAATAGGATTGTCAAGGGCATAAATAATTATCCTCAACAAAGAGTCGAAATGTGAATCCAAAATTGCCGCATTGAACTGTTGAATTGATATGCACCACACTCCTAAATTACAAACAGACTGCAAAACCAACCAAATTAAGCGAGCTAAATTAATTTAAACTTCAGACTGGACAAAGCcctgcaaaaatttttttttttttttgcctcgtAGACTCAATAAAATGCAATGTACCTTAATCCTGGTGGTAGTAATCACTTTGAAAAGGGACTCAAGAATCATATCAGCATTATCACCTAGATTACTCAACAAGAAAAATATCAACTTCAAGATCCTGTTTATATTATCCCAGAATATTATTTGACATTTAGAATTTACcctaaaaaacagaaaaaagctACCTGTAATCATTGGAACAATGGATGGATGATAAATCATAAATCCCAAGCACTTCAATGCCTGAGCAGCACTGTTGAATATAACAcgcgaaaaaaaaaacaataatactATATCAAATTTGTTTAAAGTTCGGGaaagaaaaaagcaaaaaaaaaattacaaaagctTACGCACATTTCTTCATCGTCATCTAAAATGTCAGTACCGAATGAGGAGACAAGAACATTAGCTGAATCTCCGAGTAGctgaatgaaagaaaaagagtcGTCGTTGGTAGTTGTGGCCTGCTCTTGGAGGCTTAAGAGTCTTGAGTAAGCATTGGATTTATGAGGTTTTTTAGGATTTGAAGAAGAATTTGGTGCTCCCAGCATTCCCTTGATTTCTTCCAATTGATCTCTCAAATTTGCCATTTGATTTCGTTATTGAAGATGGAAATGAGGAACCCTGACGGGAATCGTATGAGGGAAGGTgttgagaaaaattttgtggcGCCAATTTTAAGACTACCAATTGCAGAggagggaaagaagagaaaatcaGATAAATTATGCTATCGGCCCTTGATGGTCGATGTAATTGAAAAGACCTCCCTTCTTATTTGCAGTTATTGCCGAAAGGTAACTAAACTTTTTCTTGTTATTCACgtgagtgaaaaaaaaaaaagaattccgATTTCAATATCAACTTTGTAGGTTTAGGAATTACCTCACAATAATATTAACCTATCATTCTAACCAAGGGCTATCAATCAAATACTTTCATTTTAATACTTTTTCAAACGCTTAAGTTGTGATTATGTTAGTTATTATAAATGAAGGGAATGATTGAGAAccatatacaaaaaaaaaaaaaaaaaatgtaatagtgACTGAAATGCATAGTATTTTCTATAATTGACCTTACTAGATGATCCCAATTTTAGGTGgacattagaaaaaaaaaaaaaaaaacttatctaCCGATGGATTGTCTTTGATCATATGTATTTTAAATTAATTGTCAATTATTGCCGAACGAAAGTTCAATCTTTTATTCCAAAGTTCACTCATTTGTTTGAATGAGCTGCATATTGCATAAGTTAAAAAGGTTGCATTAGTTGACACTATTTACCTCTATATTTGAATATTTCCCTTACTTTTGTcgtaacttaaaaaaaaaaaaaataaagaagagagATTGGGTGACCTTAAAATCTTCAAGCATCCAATTAAATGTAAGGGTGGCAATTGGATTCCATAAACCAAGCTTTCAGATTTGGGACTAGGTTAGAAAGTTTAAACTTGACTCataattttatttaagttttggGCTCATATCGAGTTCGGCTTAAATTTATAATTAACTACATAATTATCTATAATACGTCAATAGTTATAAATTATGATAAATGTGTatataaattatcaatattttaatgatataatatgtataattatatattataatagcATTTAATATGCAATTACATATAGTTTATATGTAATTATACATATGAACAGGTTGGACTTTAAATCGAACTTGAGCCTAGTAAGATCTAAATTCAACTCACATCTAATTTGAATCTATTATTTAGATCCAAACTCTACTCAACCTTATTAAATATAAGGCTTATCGGACTTTTTTATAAGCAAAATAGGCCGGACTCGGGCTAGCCCAGCCCTAATTGAAAGGGCAGCTGTGCGTATGTGAAAGAATTTGAAGTACTGGTTGTCTAGGCTTCTTGAGTGTATGATGTTGATTTACCATTGATGCATATTGAAGCGAAAAGAAAATGAGGAgaaaaaaaactacattttgaTATCTGGTTCGTGCTATAATTTAGTTCTATATTTTAATACTCTAATTATTTGTCATTAATTCATTGTCCTTAAAATCAAATATGGCAACCAGTGGGACGCTTTTATGTGAAACAAGAGGTCGTTTAATGTCTTTACTCGAAACACCAATTTGTGTTGTAGATAACATCACATGCCAATTGCCATGTACCAATCAAAAAATTTCCGatgaaaatcaaaattcaatagTTAATGACCAAAGGATTTTCTTCTAATACACTCTGcatgtttttccttttatttttaacaTAGAAGGGATGGAAATTAAGAAGCGGGAAAAGGAATAAGGAATTTGAACagaaaatttttaattcttaaaatttaaactttaaTCATTAGATCAATACCTCATCAACACATACTAAAATAATAAATCTTTTTAAACGCGTCGAAAAAAGattacttttttaaaatttttaaacttttcatTGATATTGAAAGTACTTGAAAATTGTTTTGTATATTACAAAAGAGATTATACAACATAACATGAATCAAAATTCACAACCAAAAATGCACAAGCACACCACAACAACAGTATCGAGATCAGGTGTGTGAATAGATTATTTGCTTAACTTGACCACCACTAATTcaattaattgattttttttttttttttgttgacaaAGGAAAGCCGCTATCTGAAAGTGCGCACTGGGTAAATT
Protein-coding sequences here:
- the LOC113695320 gene encoding uncharacterized protein, producing the protein MANLRDQLEEIKGMLGAPNSSSNPKKPHKSNAYSRLLSLQEQATTTNDDSFSFIQLLGDSANVLVSSFGTDILDDDEEIAAQALKCLGFMIYHPSIVPMITGDNADMILESLFKVITTTRIKSVCNLGVWCISIQQFNAAILDSHFDSLLRIIIYALDNPIGSISITFEAMQSVIKLATLWGEKMRHMSNVWAPPIYRRLVSADKREREITERCLLKVRYLICPMPVTLSKTILLDVKKKLLPAMKELLNLGLKIETMRAWGWYIRFIGPSAMKSKDLVNEMLKLPEQAFSDSDPQVQIAALVAWEAMIDALVLLPVQASETDAIQICDKPRVKISSWDNYQTDGDRYLKKLKLIMTPLIGITSSKCHLSVHVACLNTWSYLLHKLETSISSDLVIKSVWEPILELILRHGPDNQSVWLWNICLDLLDAFASARTANSNGGMHNLEKSRLLEKSSACSRKHYAIKWSPWNLSQLDFFIKMIDIVINQASNAAVSLEFRKLAHNAALKLFRYLLRAVQGAVKCISVPYDEIMLCLNTIFTFLKKICEKVTSEDNCFVDFSHASLQLLELVAEEIEPLILESPLYRTALDLKCLDELEPVCKFRSSCEPGLWLISNMDMVSPIVYLSVLYFSVAVKLTSNAADCKSITDRMCRHVKLSLCSHDTLDILSVCVGLLYKYEAFDCLGIWKGLANGLKDYLDDKRNPSLFKMGSKNHGCAVVLHLLSYPFAACSHLQSQQQLQDIIEVWRQLYVSVHCDSPLQCSTDLNFSENLFAILDEYLHDITVTIDSRAKFQQWDKNQDFDMLLLIGNVISCVMEHFVSKVCFIRSTMSNGNNRTSSIFKTSLGFASRFLKLAFAEKETIVPMIQTLSSRLFSTLIQFADSLQFKEDIVAFIEAMTSPLLEWLSLVEVNDQKTTDQLQLLWTKVLNSLRKSRPSIKFDSEFLKCQSSLLEKTLDHWNVTISENTINFWNSTYGEQVLLEYPHNLLPVLDKLSRNGKINICKRVLAINGKKSSGVTSNISPQRYSVTARVNSCSKRVELVRDAMNDLQGKNKLHLRSKRKRPDLTEHQKEIRQAQQGRARDCNGHGPGVLTYTSADFSQTNEESQESKGIRDADSILEMLRSVP